A stretch of the Musa acuminata AAA Group cultivar baxijiao chromosome BXJ2-7, Cavendish_Baxijiao_AAA, whole genome shotgun sequence genome encodes the following:
- the LOC135617012 gene encoding D-amino-acid transaminase, chloroplastic-like, protein MSSVSPSLRHIVPENSSTTAIAAFRRVPCCVDGRKLASRNARRRAPGLRADEKRWGNVKAVTSPDCDGPMTATGRSNVPILSGSEVVERLKAFHENRTGEQNYLAMYSSIFGGITTDSAAMVIPMDDHMVHRGHGVFDTAAIMDGHLYELDQHLDRFLRSASMAKIQLPFDRSTIRSILIQTVSASKCMQGSLRYWLSPGPGDFLLSPSGCPNPALYTIVIEGSSLPVCSGVKVITSSIPMKSQQFAVMKNVNYLPNALSKMEAEENGAFAAIWLDDEGFVAEGPNMNVAFVTADKELLMPYFDKVLSGCTAKRVLSLAEELVADGRLSGIKLRNITVREGKTAEEMMLIGSGIVVKPVLQWDDHVIGAGEEGPVAQALFELILDDMKHGPPSVRTSVPY, encoded by the exons ATGTCTTCCGTCTCCCCGTCTCTTCGGCACATCGTGCCGGAGAACTCATCCACCACGGCGATCGCGGCATTTCGCCGAGTTCCATGTTGCGTTGACGGGCGGAAGCTCGCGTCTCGTAACGCCCGTCGTCGGGCGCCGGGATTAAGAGCGGACGAGAAGCGGTGGGGAAACGTGAAGGCTGTGACGAGTCCGGACTGCGACG GTCCTATGACTGCTACCGGCAGATCCAATGTTCCTATCTTGTCTGGTTCTGAG GTTGTAGAAAGGCTTAAAGCGTTCCATGAAAACAGAACTGGTGAGCAAAATTACTTGGCCATGTACTCCAGCATTTTTGGTGGAATTACCACAGATTCTGCAGCAATGGTGATTCCCATGGATGATCACATGGTCCACAGAGGGCATGGTGTTTTTGATACTGCTGCTATAATGGACGG GCACCTATATGAGCTAGATCAGCATCTGGATCGTTTCTTGAGGTCTGCATCAATGGCAAAAATCCAGCTCCCTTTCGATCGATCAACTATAAGGAGTATCCTTATACAAACTGTAAGTGCCTCAAAATGTATGCAAGGGTCACTAAGGTACTGGCTCTCTCCAGGACCTGGAGATTTCTTACTATCTCCATCTGGATGTCCAAATCCTGCTCTCTATACCATTGTGATTGAAGGCTCATCCTTACCAGTCTGTAGTGGTGTCAAAGTAATAACATCTTCCatcccaatgaaatctcaacaATTTGCGGTGATGAAGAATGTTAATTACCTGCCAAATGCGCTCTCCAAAATGGAAGCTGAAGAAAATGGAGCATTTGCAGCGATTTGGTTGGATGATGAAGGGTTTGTTGCCGAGGGCCCCAACATGAATGTCGCTTTTGTTACTGCAGACAAAGAGCTACTCATGCCTTATTTCGACAAAGTTCTCAGTGGATGCACAGCAAAACGAGTGCTAAGCCTCGCAGAAGAACTCGTAGCGGATGGGAGACTTAGTGGAATCAAGTTGAGGAATATAACAGTTCGGGAGGGGAAGACAGCAGAGGAGATGATGCTCATCGGAAGTGGAATCGTTGTGAAGCCTGTTCTGCAATGGGATGATCACGTCATCGGTGCTG GCGAGGAAGGTCCTGTTGCACAAGCTCTGTTTGAATTGATTTTGGATGACATGAAACATGGTCCGCCTTCGGTAAGAACGTCTGTTCCGTACTGA